In Diaphorobacter ruginosibacter, the genomic stretch GGCCACCGGCCTCGAACTGGGTGATGCTGTCCTTGCGCTGCTTGATGAGCTTGTCGACGATGGCGATGACGGCGGTGTCATCGAGCTCGATGCGTTCGTCGACTTCCTTCTGCTTCATGGCGGCCTGCAGCAGGCGGATGGTGCCCAGGCGCTCCGAGTCCTTGGCGCGCATCGCCGTCTTCATATCCTCAGTGATTCTTTCCTTGAGACTCATGTTTCCACTCCTTGTTTTCCTTGCGTATGTACTGCGGCTCCTCATGCATGACTCCCATGCCTGGAAGCCGCCGGACGACGCGGGGCGATGATGCCCAGGGCCAATAAAAAAGCCGCGCTTGGCGTCCCTAGCGCGGCTTTGGCGTGTAGTGATTACTCGCCGAAACTGACTGACGGATCAGTACAGCTTCTTGGGCAGTTGCATGCTGCGAACGCGCTTGTAGTGACGCTTCACGGCGGCTGCCTTCTTGCGCTTGCGCTCGGCAGTCGGCTTCTCGTAGAACTCGCGAGCGCGCAGGTCGGTCAGCAGGCCCAGCTTTTCGATGGTGCGCTTGAAGCGGCGCAGGGCAACGTCAAAGGGTTCGTTTTCTTTTACACGGATGGTGGTCATTAGCTAATGTTTTCCAATGGTGCTGACAGCGGGTTTTCGGGAAGATCGGGCCCCAAAGCCATGTGCAGCGGTTTTGCCCCGCCTCGAAACTAGTATTGGCCGGCAGGGCTATTGCCAGCAAAGCCCGATATTATAGCCACCCATCGAAGCTTGGCAAGTTGCTATCTTTTTGAGAAGCAGGGGCTGCCTCTTCAGCGCTGGCGGGCCCGGCCCGCCCAGAGCATCAGCACAGCCAGGATCTGCAGGGCCATCGCTCCCGCGAACAGCCAGGCATGGCCCGGTCCGATGGCCAGCAGCAGCGAGAAACCGAGCGGGGCGAATGCATACAGCCCCTGGGAGATCGCCACGATGAGCGCCACCACGCGCGCCACGTCGCTGGCCGCAAAATCGGCCTGGGCGATCAGCGGCGGCAGCGAAATCGTGTTCCCGATGCCCGCGCCGAACAGGATCAGCCCGCACCAGAGCTGCAGTCCCGGAGCCTCCGAGGTCATGAGCAGCAGCGATCCGACGACCTGCATGCCATAGCTCGCGCAGGCCAGAAGCCGGCGCTCGCGCACCGTGGAGAGTGCCTTGGCATAGAGCATGCGGCCCAGCATGGCGCAGGCGGCCACCAGCGTCATGCTCCAGCCGGCTCCCCGAGCCCCCAGTTGCGGCGCAAGCAGCGAGGCATACAGGTGCGAGAGCAGTCCGCTCTGCGCGGCAAGCGACAGGGTCATCGCGGCCGCCAGCGTGACGAAGCGGCGATTGCTCCACAGGCTGCGGCCCGGCAGGGGTTGCCAGGTGACGTTGGCGGCAACCGGTCGGCCCGGGGCCGGGGCGGAGGACATGCCGGGTCCGGCGTCGCCATCCGGCAACTGGCCGAGCATCGCGGGCGTGAACCGCAGCACGCGCCGTGTCAGCCAGAACATGATCCCCAGCATGCCGGTGCTGATGATGACGGCTGCCGCGAGAAACCCGAACTGGGCAATCAGCACGCTCCAGAGCGGCGAGAACACTATGCCGCCCACGCTGGCGCCGTTGTAGGCCTTGGACAGCGCCATGGGGCGGCGCCGGTCGAACCACGGCGATACCATCGCATTGATGCCGGCGGCGCTCATGGTCACCCAGCCCGCGCCCGTGAACAGCGCCGCAGCGAACAACTGCCAGTGCGCACGCGCGGCGGCCCAGCCGACCACCCCGATCGCCAGGGCGCAGGCGCCCGCCAGTGTGGTGCGTGGTACGCCGTGGCGTGCGTGGATGCGCGGCAGCCAGGAGACGACGATCGCTCCGAACAGGAAGTGCAGCGTGATGGCGGCGGAGACCAGCGCGTTCGACCAGTGCATCGACGACGTGACCGCATAGAGGAAGATCGGCGGGCCGTAGAAGCCCAGCCCCCAGCCCAGCACACCCGAGAGGAAGGCCGCGCGCACCACCGCATCACCGTGGAACGGCGCAGCCGGCCGCCTGGGCCCGGCCCTGTCTGTGTCGTGGTGCTGTTCTGGCATGGAGCGGCTATCTTGCCACTGCGCGCCGCGAAGGGGGTTCCGTCAGGCGATATGTGCCGTCAGCAGGGTGCCAGCGCCTCGGCGCAGGCATGGGCGCTTGCCCAGGCCCATTGGAAGTTGTAGCCGCCCAGCCAGCCGGTGATGTCGACCACTTCGCCGATGAAGTACAGGCCCGGCTGCGTCCTGGATTCCATGGTCTGTTGCGCAAGCGCCTTGGTGTCGATGCCGCCGAGCGTCACTTCTGCCTTCTTGTAGCCTTCGGTGCCCGTGGGAATCAGTTCCCAGCGCGAGAGCTGTTCGGCCAGCCTGAGCAGGGCCTTGTCGGAAGCCTCGTTGATCGGCCGCTGCCAGTCCGCGCTCTGCTGCGACCAGGCATCGGCCAGGCGCGAGGGGACGTGGCCTGAGAGCTCGTTGGCGATCAGTTTGCGCGAGCGGGCCTTGGCGTCCTGCAGCAGCGCGGCCATGTTCTGCGAGGGCGCCAGGTTGATGGCCAGCGGCGTTCCGGGCTGCCAGTAGCTCGATATCTGAAGCACGGCCGGCCCCGAAAGCCCGCGGTGCGTGAACAGCAGGTCTTCGAGAAACGCCATGCGTTCCTTCTTGCTGCCGGTGCTGATCTCCACCGGCAGCGCCAGGCCGGCCAGCTGCGCGTAGGGCTCCCAGCCGGCACCGTCGAAGGTGAGGGGAACCAGCCCCGGGCGACGCTCGACGAGCGGCAGTCCGAATTGGGTGGCGACGCGGTAGCCGAAATCCGTGGCACCAATCTTGGGAATGGACAGGCCGCCGGTGGCGATCACCAGGCTGTGAGCATGTACCGTTCCGCGGCCGGTCTCGAGCCGGTAGCGGGCCCCGGCTTCATCCGGGATGGCGGTAACGGACTGCACCGCGCAGGGCTGCCAGTGCGTCACGCCGCCGTCGGCGCATTCGGCCAGCAGCATCTGGATGATGTCTTCCGCGGAGCGGTCGGCGAACAACTGGCCCTTGTGCTTCTCGTGGTAGGCGATGCCGTGCCGTTCGATCAGCGCGATGAAATCGTCCGGCGTGAACCGGGAGAGCGCCGAGCGGCAGAACTGCGGGTTCTGACCGACGAAGTGCTTGTGCGGCGCGCGCACATCGAGGTCGCGGTTGGTGAAGTTGCAGCGCCCGCCGCCCGAGATGCGGATCTTCTCGGCGACCTTGTCCGCATGGTCGATGAGCAGCACCTTGAGCCCGCGCTGGCCCGCCTGGGCGGCGCAAAGCAGGCCGGCGGCACCGGCTCCGATGATGATGGCGTCGTAGAAGGGCGTGGGCACGGGATCTGGAATCTGTGGGTAGGGATGGCGGAAGCGGGGCGGCCCGGCGATGAAAAAACGGGCTCGCCGCATGACGGCGAACCCGTGATTGTCTCAGCAAGGAGCACTGGCCGGCTCCCGGCACCGTTCATCCCTTCCAGACGAACGGAAACTTGAGCTGCTTGAAGAAGCCGTTGGGAACGTAGTCTCCCAGCACGCCGTACTTCTCGGGCCAGACCTTGTCGCTCTTCACCGCCGTGCCGAACAGGTAGTCGATGAAGGCAAAGTGCGCGGCGTAATTCTTGTCGAGCGCCTCCTGGTCCTGGCTGTGGTGCCAGTGGTGGAAGTTGGGCGTCACGATCACGTAGCGCAAGGGCCCCAGCCGCACGCTGACATTCGCGTGGTTGAACACCGCCTGGAAGCCCACGATGATGATGTAGGCGTCGATCACATCCTTGCTGAACCCCAGCACGTAGATGGGGGCCAGCACCAGCGTGCGGGTGATCAGCAGCTCGAGGATGTGCTGGCGCGAGCCGGCCATCCAGTCCATGCTCTTCACGCTGTGGTGCACCGCGTGCAGGCGCCAGAGCAGCGGGATCTCGTGGTAGGCGCGGTGCGTCCAGTACTGCACCATGTCGGCCACCAGGATGATCAGGAACAGCGCCACCCAGAAGTTCAGGCCCGCCACCCAGCCGCGGATGCCGTCGTTGGCAGCCCAGCCGAAGAACCTGTGCACCATGAGGTTGGTGGCCAGCAGCACGAAGCCCACCACCATGTGGTTGACGATGAAGTGGTGGAAGTCGGTCTGCCATTCCTCGCGGAAGATCGGCTGGTCCTTGCGCAGGGCGAATAGCTTCTCGATGAAGATGAAGATCAGCGAGGAGCCGAGCAGGTCGAGAATGAACCAGTCGAGGCCGATGTAAGGCGTGTTGTTCGGGAAGTTCGGGTCCACCTCCACCTTGTGGCCTCCCAGGATGGCGGTGAGCGCCACCAGCCCGAATGCGAAGCTGGAGAGCCAGCGCGAGCGGTTGAAGACGATGTTGACCAGGGAGAGGCCGCCCGCGATCACCATCGCCGCGAACATCACGTTGCGCAGCACGGCCACGTCGTAGCTCTTGCGCAGCTCGGGTGTCGTCAGGTATTGCGGAAAGTGGAAGGCCAGCACGCCCAGGAAGCACAGGCAGCCGAGGGTGAGCGCAATCACGCCGGTGATCAGGCCGCGTCCGGTCTTGAGCTGGCCGTGGCTCTCGGTGAAATCGTTGAGTTTTTCGAGCATGCTGACAATGGGAACGGAGTTCCGCGTTGGGAGTCGATTTTGCGGGAGTTTAACGAAACCCGCTGCATACTTGCAGGCTGACGCTTCACTACAGTGCCGCCATGGACCTCCCATCACACCAACTCTCGATGACCGTGCTCATGTCGCCCGACATGGCCAATTTCTCCGGCAATGTGCACGGCGGCGCGATTCTCAAGCTGCTCGACCAGGTGGCCTACGCCTGCGCGGCGCGCTATTCGTCGTCCTATGTGGTCACCCTGAGCGTGGACCAGGTGATGTTCCTGCAGCCCATCCATGTGGGCGAGCTGGTCACCTTCCTCGCGAGCGTGAACTACACCGGCAACTCGTCGATGGAAATCGGCGTGAAGGTGGTCGCGGAGGAGATCCGCTCGAAGGTGGTTCGCCACGTCAACAGCTGCTTCTTCACGATGGTGGCGGTTGACGAGGCGCGCAAGCCCACCAAGGTGCCGCTGCTGACGCCTTCCACCTCCGATGAAAAGCGCCGCTGGTCCGCTGCGCAGATCCGAAAGCAGTTGCGCGGCGAGTTTGCTGCGCGCTTCGAGCAGGCCAGCAAGGGCTGATGGATCCTCTTCGCGCCACCGCGTGAGGCCATTTGAGGGGGCGTGCCTGCCCATGCAAGGGCGTGTGCGCGGTTCAGGCAATGGCCGACATCCGCGCATGCCGGGCCGCGCCTAGCATGGCGCGATGATGGAATCTTTGATTGCTGCTGGCAGGAAGGCGCTGGCGTCCTTCTATGCCACGCTCTGTGGGGCCGGGTTGATACTGGGCGCCCTGTTCGTCGCGGCGTCGCTGACGCCATCACTCGTTCCACGCTCATCGCTGACACAAGGCGTGCTCAGCGGCCTGTGCTTTGCCGCGGGCTACGCGCTGGGTGCATGGCTGCGCTGGCTCTGGCGCAGGCTCGGCTGGCCCGAGACGAAGGGGCCGTGGCGCGCGCGATGGCTGGGCCTGATGCTCACCGCCTGCGTCGTGGCGATGCTGGCCGCGTTGTGGTGGGCCACCACCTGGCAGAACCGCCTGCGCGCACGGATGCACATGCCCGAGATGGATGGCGTGGGCATGCTCACCACCGCGACGCTGGCCATGGTGGTGTTTGCCATGCTGCTGATCGCGGTGCGCGGGTTCGGGTGGGTGCGCCGGGTACTGTCCCGGCGGCTGAAGCGCCGTATTCCCGCACCGACCGCCGCCGTGCTGGCATCGATTGCCACCGTGCTGATCTTCTGGACGCTGGCCAACGGGGTACTGGTGAATGTGGGCATGCGCATGCTGGACCGCCTGTACAGCGAACGCGATGCCCGTATCGAGGAAGACCTGCCGCAGCCGCTCGATGCCCTCAAGAGCGGCGGCCCGGGATCACTCCTGCAGTGGAAGACGCAGGGCCGCCAGGGGCGGCGCATGATCGCCGACGGCCCGGACCGTGCCGGGATCGAGGTCGTCACGGGCCATCCCGCCCTCGAGCCGTTGCGCGTCTACGTGGGCCTGGGCAGCGCCGAGACGCCGCAGGCCCGGGCGTCGCTCGCGCTCGAGGAACTGGTGCGCGTGGGGGCCTTCGAGCGCTCGGTGCTGGTGATCGCCACGCCCACGGGCACGGGCTGGGTGGACGGGGAAAGCCAGCGCGCACTGGAGTATCTGCTGCACGGCGACGTGGCCACCGTGGCTGTGCAGTACTCGTACTTCGCCAGCTGGCTGGCCCTGCTGTCGCAACCCGAGTATGGCGTCGAGACCGCGCGCGCCGTGTTTGCGACCATCTATGAGCATTGGCGGCGCCTGCCGCGCGAGCGCAGGCCACGGCTCTACCTGCATGGGCTGAGCCTCGGTGCCTTTCACTCCGATCGCAGCCACGACCTCGCCCAGGTGATCGGCGATCCCTACGACGGCGCTCTGTGGGCGGGACCGCCCTTCAATACGCCCACGTGGCGCGCCGCCACGCGCATGCGCGATGCCGGCACTCCCGCCTGGCTGCCCCGCGTGCGCAATGGCGAGGTGATGCGCTTCACCTCGCAACGGAACCATCTGAACGACGGGCATGAGCGGGACGCCCGATGGGGCCGCTACCGCATCGTGTTCCTGCAGTATGCGAGCGACGCGGTGACATTTTTCGAGCCCGGATCGCTCTGGCACAGGCCCGACTGGATGCAGCCGCCGCTGGGTCCCGATGTTTCACCTGACATCGTGTGGATTCCGGTGGTGAGCTTTCTGCAACTGGCGGTCGACCTGATGGTGGCCGTATCGCCGCCCAAGGGCTACGGCCACACCTATGCGTTCGCCCATTACGTTGATGCCTGGGCGGCATTGACCGGCCCATCCGCCTGGTGGACCGACAGCCGCATTGATGCGCTGAAGCAGCATGCTCATCCATAAATCAAAACAAACGTCAAAAAACCAAATGTTTAATAAAATCTATTAGATTGATTTAATCAATATATGAAATAAAGCAACCTGTTTCAAATTGCGCATGTGCGCTGATTCAAGGGAGACTCGATTGTCGAAGGGTCATACGCTTTCTTTCATGGCTTCGGCCTGCGCAGCGGCCGTCACGCTGTTCCTGCCGTTGCAGGCCCAGGCCGCATGCACTGGACCCACTTCCGATTACCACTGCGATGGTTCGGCACCGGTGGTCATCAACCACTCGTCATCCGACTCGGTAGGCGTCTACAACGCTTCTGCCTTTGTCAACGGGCCATTCACCCCCGCGAGCGGTAGCGACATCACTGTCGTCAATGACGGGGCCATCGGCTCGCTGCCCGGCTCGGTCAGCCCGATCGGGCTGGGGATCTTCACCGATCAGTCCGCGGGCGGTGCCAGCAGCGTCGTCTCCAATGGCACGGTGACGGGGTCCGGTGGCGGCATCCACATGCGCCACTGGAAGAACGAATTCAATGCCAGCCTGACGACGAATGCAGCGGTATCCACCCCCGGCGGCGGTGCACTTGCGGTGACGCATGCCGGCTCCGGAAACATCGTCATCCGCGTCAATGCGGGCGTCACGGCTGCGCAGCGGGCCATCGGCTCGTATCACGTCGGCACGGGTACGTCGGAAATCAACCTGAATGCGGCGTCTGGGGGTTCCACGCTCATCAGCAGCGGCCTCAACGGCGTGTTCATTGGCAACACCACCGATTCGGGGTTCACCTCCAACGCGGGTGAGGTGGTGGTGAACGTGGGCACCGGCGTGACCGTGGATGCCGTCACCAACGCTGTTTTCGCCAATGTCTACAGCGCGTCCAATGTGGTGGTGAACAACCGCGGCAGGCTCACTTCGGGCTCCACCGGCTCCACGGCCGTCGTCAACCTGCAGGGCAATACCACGTACGCGGGAGCCGCTTCCGAGCGATTGGTGGTGAACAACACGGGCACCATCGAGCGCAAGGGCGGTGCCGCATTCGCGGTATCTACCGCCAATGCGGGCCTCACGCTGACCAATGACGGCAGCATCACGGGTCCGGTCCGTTCTGCCGTACCGGCCAATCAGGACAACACCATCGCGGACGAAGTAACGCTGCGTGCGGGTTCGCTTGCCGGCAACATCCAACTCTACAACGGCGACGATGTCGTGAAATGGACCGGTGGCACGTACGCGGGCACCATTGCTCTGGGCAATGGCAGCGACCAGCTCACCGTGAGCACCGGCAATATCGGCGGTGCGAGCGTCACGTTCGATGGCGGAGACGATGTGTCGGCCGCGGATGGCATGGTCGACACGCTGACGCTCAAGGACCTGGGGGCGCCCGTGACGCTGGCCGGCGCGAACCTGGTGAACTGGGAAATCATCCGTCTCGAAAATGCCCGTGTCGCGCTGAGCGACAGTGCCCTCACTACCGGCTCCGAGTCCGCGCTGGGGCTGTTCATCGACCCGCGCAGCACGCTGACGGCCGGTGCCGCCCTGGCGTTGACCGGCAATGCCAGCGTGCACCCTGGCGGCTTGTTCATCGGCAATGGTGCAGGCGCGGGCCAGTATCTCGTGAGCGCACAGCTCGACCATCAGGGCAACATCGCACTCGGCAACGGTGCGGCGGGTGACGTGGTCACCGTCGGTACGTATCTGACGGGTGGCGGACACCTGGCGATCGATACGGTACTCGCCGGCGATGGCTCGGCATCGGACCGGCTCGTGGTCAACGGCGATGTCCGCATCGGCAGCGGCGGCCCCACGGTCATCGAAGTGACCAATGCGAACGGGGCGGGCGCAGAGGCGCCGGGCGGCATTCTGCTGGTCACCGTCAATGGGGCTTCTCCCGCTGGGGCGTTCGTGCTGGGCGGTCCCGCGACCGTGAATGGCTATGTCTATGCACTGGAGCAGGTGGGCCCCAACTGGTATCTCAAGTCGACCAAGGTTGATCTGCTGCCGCAGACCATCTCGTTCACCAGCACGCCTCCTGCGGCGCCGGGTGTGGGCGCGGGCACCTATGCGGCCTCGGCCACAGCCACGTCAGGCCTGCCTGTAACGCTGACCAGCACGACGCCCGCGGTCTGCACCATCGCAGGCGGCACCGTGACCTTTGTCGGCATCGGCACATGCACCCTGGCGGCCAACCAGCCGGGCGACAACACCTACCTGCCGGCAAGCCAGGTGCTGCAATCCTTCGAGGTGAAAGGAGCGCCAAACCCCGGGGCTGCCACACCGGTGCCGGTGCTGCATCCCGCCGCGCTGGCCCTGCTGGGCGCGCTGGCCGCGGTGTTCGGCATGGGTGCCTTGCGACGCCGGGAGCCCCGCCGCTAAGAAATCGTCGACTCCACAGGACCCAGGTGCGCTGCCTGCATGGCGGCGCACCCTGCGGGCCCCATGCTGACTATCCACTATGCTTGCAGCACCGCGCCGCCCTGGGCGCTGAGATGGGTGTCCGAGCTCAGCGCCTGGACCCCGCGCACCACATCGCCGATCACGATGATGGAGGGGCTGGCCAGATGGTGTTCATCGATCGTGCGGCGCAGCTCGCCGAGCGTGGTCACCGCATGGCGCTGGTGGGGCAGGCTCGCGTTCTGGATCACCACCGAGGGCGTGTGCGCGGGCAGGCCGTGCAGCAATTCCTGCTGGATATGTTCCGAGCCGCTGATGCCCATGTAGATCACCAGCGTGAGCTTGGCGTCGTGCGCCGTGCGCGCGAGCTGCCGCCAGTCGGTGCCCGCGTCGCCGGGCTTGGCATGGCCGGTGATGAAGACCACGCCGTGCGCATGATCGCGGTGGGTGAGGGAGGTGTTCAGCGCCGTCAGGCCGGCCAGCCCGGAGGTGATGCCGTTGACCACCGTGGCTTCCACGCCGGCACGGCGCAGCGCTTCGATTTCCTCGCCACCGCGGCCGAAGATGAATGGGTCTCCCCCCTTGAGGCGCACCACGTGTTCCCCTGCCAACGTTTCCGTGACCATGAGTTTTTCAATGAAAGCCTGTGGCGTGCTCTTGCACCCGCCGCGCTTGCCCACATGGACGACGCGCGCATCGGGAGACGCATGATCGAGGATGGCCGGGTTGACAAGGTCGTCGACCAGCAGCACCGTGGCCCGGCCAATGGCCTTGACCGCCTTGAGTGTGAGCAATTCCGGATCGCCGGGGCCCGCACCCACCAGGGTGCAGCTACCCGCATGGCCATTCGGCGTGTTCTTCAGTGTGTGACTGGACATGATGGGAGGGGTTCCTGGGTGACCTGTTGTGCGATCCGCACGATGAATTGGACTTGGGCTGCCAGCGCTTCGGGCACGGGCAGGCGGCCGCCCAGCACCTGCTCCGTGTAGCGTGCGGTGGTGGCGACATCGATCTCGGTGGGCAGGCCCGGCACCTCGCTGGCCGTTCCCTGGCCTTGGCTCTGCAGCAGCTGGTGCCTGCCGCGCACGAAGCCGTCATAGCGCGGCGTGCGGCGCGGGTCGGCGGCCACTTCGCCTTCGAGTCCGCGCGAGAGCAGGCCGTTCATGCCGAGCGCGTGGTATGTGGCGCCCAGTGTGTCGAAGTACTCGGGGTGCGTGTAGCTGCTGATCACCAGTGCGTTGGCATCTGCAGGGTTGATGAGCTTGACCACGCTGTGCGCGGGATTGCGCAGGCCGATCAATTCGCGTGCCGCAAGCAGCCGTGCCAGTCCCGGATGCAGGTGGCGGGTGTCCATGTGGGTCACTTCGCCGTCGTCCAGGGTGCGGGCCGCCGTGCCGGGCGCAATGCCCAGCGCCGCCAGCACGTCCGACGCCAGCACGCGCCGCGCTTCGGTGCGCATGCCGTGCAGCAGCACGGGCAGGCCTTCGCGGGCCAGCAGCAGGGCCAGCAGCGGCGTGAGCACCGGCAGCTTGCGCGCACCGTTGTAGCTGGGCAGAACGACGATGGGGCGGCCGGCTGACTGAAAGCGCGGGATGCGCGCGTGCGTGGCATCGATGAAACCGCTCATCTCATCGAGGGTTTCGCCCTTGATACGCATCGCGATGCAGAACGCGCCCGTTTCCAGGTCGCTGACACCGCCGTCCAGTATCTGCCCGAACAGATCGGTGGCCTGCTCGCGATCGAGAGCCTTGGCGCCGCGCGCGCCGCGTCCGATTTCCTTGAGATAGTGGCTGATGGCCATGGGAGAGCTCGATGGTGGGGCTGGTGGTTCTTTTGGGTATATTGTTGCTCATATTTGATGACTTTGGGTTATATGCATCTGCGAATGAAGATCGCTGGCGACCTGAAGGGCCGTCCGAAGATGCGGATTGGGGTCTCCCTCAGGCATTAGCATTGCTTCCATCCATTGTGGAAACCAACATCAAGGAGCTAAGGACATGGCGAACGAGCGTGTGGCAGTGGTGATCGCGGGCGGCAGCGGCATGGGGGCGGCAGCTGCGCGCCGCCTGAGTGCCGACGGCTACCGGGTCGGCATCCTGTCGTCATCGGGCAAGGGCGAGGCACTCGCCGCCGAACTGGGTGGAGTGGGTGTGACGGGATCCAATCAGGAGTCCGCGGATATCCAAAAGCTGGTCGATCTGGTCATGCAGCGCTGGGGCCGCATCGACGTGCTGGTCAATGGCGCGGGCCACGGTCCCAAGGGGCCGTTGCTGGGCATCAGCGACGACGACTGGGTGAAGGGTTTCGGCATCTATTTCCTGAACGTGGTGCGCGCCACCCGCATCGTTGCCCCGATCATGCAGAAGCAGGGCAAGGGCTCCATCGTCAACATTTCGACGGCGTGGGTGGCGGAACCCTCGGACATGTTCCCGACCTCGGCCGTTGCGCGGTCAGGGCTGGCGGCGTTCACGAAGCTGTTCTGCGACGAGTACGCCAGGGACAACGTGCGCATGAACAACGTCCTGCCCGGCTGGATCGACAGCCTGCCGCAGAAGGACGAGCGCCGTACGGCGGTGCCCATGCAGCGCTACGGCACGGCAGAGGAGATCGCCGCGACCGTGGCCTTCCTCGCGTCCGACGACGCAGGCTACATCACGGGCCAGAGCCTGCGTGTGGACGGGGGGCTGATGCGCAGCGTTTGAGCGCGTCAACGTGCGTCTGAAGAGAAGACGCTCCGAGCTCACCCACCCCTGCGCGTGGCCGGCAAAAAGGCGGTTGCCAAGCCGAGCAGTGGCAGGAACGAGCACAGCCTGTAGACCCAGACGATGCCGTGGGTGTCCGCCAGATGGCCGATGCCCGCGGCGGCCACGCCGCCAATGCCGAACATCAACCCGAACATGACGCCGGAGACCATGCCCACGCGGCCCGGCACCGCCTCCTGCGCATAGACCACCAGCGCGGCGAACGCCGACGACATCACGAGGCCGATCGCGATGGCCAGCACCGCGGTCCAGAACAGGTTGGCGTACGGCAGCATCAGCGCGAACGGCGCAACGCCCAGGAACGACACCCAGATCACCGCCTTGCGGCCGATGCGGTCGCCCACGGGGCCTCCCGCGAACGTACCCGCCGCGACGGCGGCCAGGAAGATGAACAGGTAGAGCTGTGCGTCCGCCAGTTGCAATCCGAAGCGCTGCATCAGGTAGAAGGTGAAGTAGTTGGTGATGGCGGCGATGTACACGAATTTCGCGAACATCAGGATCGACACCACCACCACGGCGCGCACGATGTCGCTGCCCTGCAGGCCGTTGCCGCGCTGCTGTGCGCCTGCCATGGCACGGGCCGGTGCATGGCGCAGCCGCCAGCCCGTGACGCGTGCCAGCACAAAGATGGCCAGCAGCGCGAACGCCATGAACCATGCCACGGCCGACTGCCCGAGTGGCGCGATGATGGCTGCAGCCAGCAGCGGGCCGATGGCCGATCCCGTGTTGCCCCCGACCTGGAACGTGGACTGTGCCGTGCCGAACCTGCCGCCCGAGGCCATGCGTGCCACGCGCGAAGCCTCGGGATGGAAGGTGGACGACCCCACGCCCACCAGTGCGGCCGCCACCAGCAGCATCGGATAGGTGTTGGCCATCGACAGCATGCCGACCCCGACCAGGGTGACGACCATCCCCATGGGCAGCAGCAGCGGCTTGGGGTGCTTGTCGGTGTACAGCCCGATCCAGGGCTGCAGCAGCGAGGCCGTGACCTGGTAGACCAGCGCGATCCAGCCGATCTGGCCGAAGCTCAACGCGTACTGGCTCTTGAGCAGTGGGAAGATCGACGGAAGAATCGACTGGATCAGGTCATTGAGCAGATGGGCAAAGGCCACCGCGCCGACGATGCGGGTGACGAAGCCCTCTGGTGCCTGGGCCGTGGGAGCCTGCGCCGGGATGCCGCCGGAGCTGGCCGCCGTGGCTTCCGCACGCATGGGCGGGTGTTGGTGAGCGCTGTTCATGGAATACCGGTGCGAAACGAATGGAATGTTGTCGTGCTTTGGGGAGATGCCTCTCAGGTTACGTAATTGGGATCAGTCCGTATCACTCCAATCAGACCCATTCTGTAGAATTTGGGACATGTCCCAGCGTACCGCCATGCGTCCCATGCCCGATCTGAACACCGCGGAAAGCGCGGTGGTGGCCGGTGAAATCCGGTACAGCGACGGCTGGGTCACCGGATGGCACTCGCATCCGCGGGGACAGCTCCTGTACGCCTCGAAAGGCGTGA encodes the following:
- a CDS encoding autotransporter outer membrane beta-barrel domain-containing protein, whose product is MASACAAAVTLFLPLQAQAACTGPTSDYHCDGSAPVVINHSSSDSVGVYNASAFVNGPFTPASGSDITVVNDGAIGSLPGSVSPIGLGIFTDQSAGGASSVVSNGTVTGSGGGIHMRHWKNEFNASLTTNAAVSTPGGGALAVTHAGSGNIVIRVNAGVTAAQRAIGSYHVGTGTSEINLNAASGGSTLISSGLNGVFIGNTTDSGFTSNAGEVVVNVGTGVTVDAVTNAVFANVYSASNVVVNNRGRLTSGSTGSTAVVNLQGNTTYAGAASERLVVNNTGTIERKGGAAFAVSTANAGLTLTNDGSITGPVRSAVPANQDNTIADEVTLRAGSLAGNIQLYNGDDVVKWTGGTYAGTIALGNGSDQLTVSTGNIGGASVTFDGGDDVSAADGMVDTLTLKDLGAPVTLAGANLVNWEIIRLENARVALSDSALTTGSESALGLFIDPRSTLTAGAALALTGNASVHPGGLFIGNGAGAGQYLVSAQLDHQGNIALGNGAAGDVVTVGTYLTGGGHLAIDTVLAGDGSASDRLVVNGDVRIGSGGPTVIEVTNANGAGAEAPGGILLVTVNGASPAGAFVLGGPATVNGYVYALEQVGPNWYLKSTKVDLLPQTISFTSTPPAAPGVGAGTYAASATATSGLPVTLTSTTPAVCTIAGGTVTFVGIGTCTLAANQPGDNTYLPASQVLQSFEVKGAPNPGAATPVPVLHPAALALLGALAAVFGMGALRRREPRR
- a CDS encoding SDR family oxidoreductase yields the protein MANERVAVVIAGGSGMGAAAARRLSADGYRVGILSSSGKGEALAAELGGVGVTGSNQESADIQKLVDLVMQRWGRIDVLVNGAGHGPKGPLLGISDDDWVKGFGIYFLNVVRATRIVAPIMQKQGKGSIVNISTAWVAEPSDMFPTSAVARSGLAAFTKLFCDEYARDNVRMNNVLPGWIDSLPQKDERRTAVPMQRYGTAEEIAATVAFLASDDAGYITGQSLRVDGGLMRSV
- the ybiB gene encoding DNA-binding protein YbiB; its protein translation is MAISHYLKEIGRGARGAKALDREQATDLFGQILDGGVSDLETGAFCIAMRIKGETLDEMSGFIDATHARIPRFQSAGRPIVVLPSYNGARKLPVLTPLLALLLAREGLPVLLHGMRTEARRVLASDVLAALGIAPGTAARTLDDGEVTHMDTRHLHPGLARLLAARELIGLRNPAHSVVKLINPADANALVISSYTHPEYFDTLGATYHALGMNGLLSRGLEGEVAADPRRTPRYDGFVRGRHQLLQSQGQGTASEVPGLPTEIDVATTARYTEQVLGGRLPVPEALAAQVQFIVRIAQQVTQEPLPSCPVTH
- the cobA gene encoding uroporphyrinogen-III C-methyltransferase — translated: MSSHTLKNTPNGHAGSCTLVGAGPGDPELLTLKAVKAIGRATVLLVDDLVNPAILDHASPDARVVHVGKRGGCKSTPQAFIEKLMVTETLAGEHVVRLKGGDPFIFGRGGEEIEALRRAGVEATVVNGITSGLAGLTALNTSLTHRDHAHGVVFITGHAKPGDAGTDWRQLARTAHDAKLTLVIYMGISGSEHIQQELLHGLPAHTPSVVIQNASLPHQRHAVTTLGELRRTIDEHHLASPSIIVIGDVVRGVQALSSDTHLSAQGGAVLQA
- a CDS encoding MFS transporter, yielding MNSAHQHPPMRAEATAASSGGIPAQAPTAQAPEGFVTRIVGAVAFAHLLNDLIQSILPSIFPLLKSQYALSFGQIGWIALVYQVTASLLQPWIGLYTDKHPKPLLLPMGMVVTLVGVGMLSMANTYPMLLVAAALVGVGSSTFHPEASRVARMASGGRFGTAQSTFQVGGNTGSAIGPLLAAAIIAPLGQSAVAWFMAFALLAIFVLARVTGWRLRHAPARAMAGAQQRGNGLQGSDIVRAVVVVSILMFAKFVYIAAITNYFTFYLMQRFGLQLADAQLYLFIFLAAVAAGTFAGGPVGDRIGRKAVIWVSFLGVAPFALMLPYANLFWTAVLAIAIGLVMSSAFAALVVYAQEAVPGRVGMVSGVMFGLMFGIGGVAAAGIGHLADTHGIVWVYRLCSFLPLLGLATAFLPATRRGG